Proteins co-encoded in one Bacillus paramycoides genomic window:
- the rpmB gene encoding 50S ribosomal protein L28, translating to MARVCAITGRKARSGNSRSHAMNATKRKWGANLQKVRVRIDGKVQRVYVSARALKSGKIERV from the coding sequence ATGGCTCGTGTTTGTGCTATTACTGGAAGAAAAGCTCGTTCTGGTAACTCTCGTTCTCACGCAATGAACGCTACAAAACGTAAGTGGGGCGCTAACCTTCAAAAAGTTCGCGTACGCATCGACGGAAAAGTTCAACGTGTTTACGTTTCTGCTAGAGCATTAAAATCTGGCAAAATCGAACGTGTTTAA
- the spoVM gene encoding stage V sporulation protein SpoVM, with product MRFYTIKLPKFLGGIVRAMLNTFKKD from the coding sequence ATGAGATTTTATACAATTAAGTTACCTAAATTTCTTGGTGGAATTGTTCGTGCCATGTTAAATACCTTCAAAAAAGATTAA
- a CDS encoding thiamine diphosphokinase produces MADCLFTIEGEGNMIIHILAGGPAEYCADFSRYENEKVVWAAVDRGVYRLLKGGITPAVAFGDYDSVTEEELEWMGQQTNDLHIVSREKDQTDLEIAINWALEKNPALIRIFGATGGRLDHGLANIQMLLKGLEVGIEMCIVDNKNEISVKKVGTHIIEENKNFPYVSFVPVTEIVEGITLLGFKYPLTNKTIEWGSTLCISNELVEEKGTFSFTSGILMVIRSTD; encoded by the coding sequence ATGGCAGATTGCCTTTTTACAATAGAAGGGGAAGGAAACATGATAATTCATATTTTAGCGGGAGGACCTGCGGAATATTGTGCAGATTTTTCTCGATATGAAAATGAGAAAGTAGTGTGGGCGGCAGTTGATAGAGGAGTATATCGTTTATTAAAAGGAGGGATTACTCCAGCTGTTGCGTTTGGAGATTACGATTCGGTTACTGAAGAGGAATTAGAATGGATGGGACAGCAAACAAATGACTTACATATTGTTTCTCGTGAAAAAGATCAAACAGATTTAGAAATTGCGATTAACTGGGCGTTAGAAAAAAATCCAGCATTAATTCGCATTTTTGGTGCTACCGGCGGAAGGTTGGATCACGGTTTAGCAAATATACAGATGCTTTTAAAAGGGTTAGAAGTAGGAATAGAAATGTGCATTGTAGACAATAAAAATGAAATAAGCGTAAAAAAAGTGGGTACACATATAATTGAAGAAAATAAAAATTTTCCTTATGTATCTTTTGTACCGGTTACTGAAATAGTGGAAGGGATTACATTACTTGGTTTTAAGTATCCTCTAACAAATAAAACAATAGAGTGGGGATCGACACTTTGTATTAGTAATGAACTCGTTGAGGAAAAAGGTACTTTTTCATTTACTTCTGGCATATTAATGGTGATAAGAAGCACTGATTAA
- the rpe gene encoding ribulose-phosphate 3-epimerase: protein MIKIAPSILSADFSKLGEEIKDVEKGGADYIHVDVMDGHFVPNITIGPLIVEAIRPITSLPLDVHLMIENPDNYIPTFAKAGADIITVHVEACPHLHRTIQLIKSHGIKAGVVLNPHTPVSVIEHVLEDIDMVLLMTVNPGFGGQKFIHSVLPKIKQVADMVKERNLDVEIEVDGGVNAETARLCVEAGANVLVAGSAVYNQKDRGEAIRVIRG, encoded by the coding sequence ATGATTAAAATTGCACCATCGATCTTATCAGCAGATTTTTCAAAATTAGGGGAAGAAATTAAAGATGTAGAAAAGGGTGGAGCAGATTACATTCACGTCGATGTAATGGATGGACATTTCGTACCAAATATTACGATTGGACCATTAATTGTAGAAGCAATCCGTCCGATTACATCGTTACCATTAGATGTACATTTAATGATTGAAAATCCTGATAACTATATCCCGACTTTCGCAAAAGCGGGAGCGGATATTATTACTGTTCATGTAGAGGCGTGCCCTCATTTACATCGTACAATTCAGTTAATTAAATCTCATGGCATTAAAGCGGGGGTTGTATTAAATCCGCATACGCCAGTTTCAGTGATTGAGCATGTATTAGAAGATATCGATATGGTATTACTTATGACAGTAAATCCTGGATTCGGTGGACAGAAATTTATCCATTCTGTATTACCGAAAATTAAACAAGTTGCAGATATGGTTAAAGAGCGCAATCTAGACGTAGAAATTGAAGTTGATGGTGGTGTAAACGCTGAAACAGCAAGACTTTGTGTGGAAGCAGGAGCAAATGTACTTGTAGCTGGATCAGCTGTATACAATCAAAAAGACCGCGGTGAAGCAATTCGTGTCATTCGTGGATAA
- the rsgA gene encoding ribosome small subunit-dependent GTPase A, giving the protein MPEGKIVKALSGFYYVQHEEGITQCRGRGVFRKNKITPLVGDQVVFQADNPTEGYVLEVFDRKNELVRPPIANVDQAILVFSAVEPDFNPGLLDRFLVLIEYHNIKPIICISKMDLVDEKMRETVESYANDYREMGYDVLFTSINTSESIDILKPFLEGCVSVVAGQSGVGKSSMLNVLRPELELKTNDISSHLGRGKHTTRHVELIAIGSGLVADTPGFSSLDFIDIEVEDLTYCFPELKEASQYCKFRGCTHLSEPKCAVKAAVEEGKITEYRYKNYKQFVEEIRERKPRY; this is encoded by the coding sequence ATGCCAGAAGGAAAAATTGTAAAAGCTCTAAGTGGGTTTTATTATGTGCAGCATGAAGAGGGGATTACACAATGTCGCGGGCGTGGTGTGTTTAGAAAAAATAAAATTACACCACTGGTAGGAGACCAAGTTGTTTTTCAAGCAGATAATCCAACTGAAGGATACGTGCTTGAAGTATTTGATCGAAAAAATGAACTTGTTAGGCCTCCTATTGCTAATGTTGACCAAGCCATCCTTGTTTTCTCCGCAGTAGAACCAGATTTTAATCCGGGACTGTTAGATCGATTTTTAGTGCTGATCGAATATCATAACATTAAACCGATTATTTGCATTAGTAAGATGGATTTAGTAGATGAAAAAATGAGAGAGACTGTTGAATCTTATGCAAATGACTATCGCGAGATGGGATATGATGTATTATTTACTTCTATAAATACATCGGAAAGTATTGATATTTTAAAACCATTCTTAGAAGGTTGTGTTTCTGTCGTTGCAGGACAATCAGGTGTTGGAAAATCTTCTATGCTAAACGTTTTACGTCCAGAGTTAGAACTGAAAACGAATGATATTTCCTCGCATTTAGGACGCGGGAAACATACGACAAGACATGTGGAATTGATTGCGATTGGAAGCGGACTAGTGGCAGATACACCTGGTTTTAGTTCACTTGATTTCATAGATATCGAGGTAGAAGATCTTACATATTGTTTTCCAGAGTTGAAAGAAGCGAGCCAATACTGTAAATTTAGAGGGTGTACACATCTTTCTGAACCGAAATGCGCTGTGAAGGCAGCAGTTGAAGAAGGGAAGATTACAGAATATCGTTATAAGAATTACAAACAATTCGTAGAAGAAATTAGAGAGAGAAAGCCGAGGTATTAG
- the prkC gene encoding serine/threonine protein kinase PrkC translates to MLIGKRLNDRYKLLKMIGGGGMANVYLAHDEILGRDVAVKILRLDYSNNEEFIKRFHREAQSVTTLSHPNIVNMYDVGEEDGIYYLVMEYVPGQTLKQYIIERGMLPIGEALDIMEQLTSAMAHAHHFEIVHRDIKPHNILIRTDGVIKVTDFGIATATSATTITHTNSVLGSVHYLSPEQARGGIANKQSDIYSLGIVMFELLTGRQPFSGESAVAIALKHLQSEIPSPKRWNENIPQSVENIILKATAKDPFHRYQSANAMKRDIETALYPERINEQPFYIPEDMEATKAIPIIQQEQLFENVTDETIVLKGSKVDEQTRNEEAELNKKKKRSNKWLKILITTFLLLSIGITLALTVIPGFFIPKDVKVPDVAGMKYTTAVNTLVEKGFEVTEPNIVYTDDVEVGDVIKTDPVAGRVVKESSKITIYQSGGKKKNKMSDLTGKDFESIRNELEEKYKQVTINYIENDRPKGEIVEQIPTPDQMVVEAEQELKIWVSKGPYQIRPGDFSGWTENSVNGYLNERKLTPDIKREYSDTVDKGLVISQSPKPGTPLKEGDKVTIVISEGPKPKVTKTVKVDNISIPYESSIIGEKKPQTIEIYKEDMQQKMDRPFETRAISESTTISLEFVIQEGTKGHYKIVRDGVTIIDKEVPYPTQ, encoded by the coding sequence GTGCTGATTGGAAAACGCTTAAATGACCGTTATAAGCTACTGAAAATGATTGGTGGCGGTGGAATGGCCAATGTGTATTTAGCTCATGATGAAATACTGGGCCGGGATGTAGCGGTAAAAATATTAAGACTCGACTATTCAAATAACGAAGAGTTTATTAAACGTTTCCATCGAGAAGCGCAGTCTGTTACAACGTTGTCGCATCCAAATATTGTGAATATGTATGATGTCGGAGAAGAAGATGGTATATATTATCTTGTAATGGAGTATGTACCAGGACAAACATTGAAACAATACATAATCGAGCGAGGGATGTTACCTATAGGAGAAGCTCTTGATATTATGGAGCAGTTAACATCCGCCATGGCACACGCCCATCATTTTGAAATTGTGCACCGTGATATAAAACCGCACAACATATTAATTCGAACTGATGGAGTAATAAAAGTAACAGATTTTGGAATTGCGACAGCTACAAGTGCGACAACAATTACACATACAAATTCGGTACTCGGTTCGGTGCATTACTTATCACCAGAACAAGCGCGCGGCGGGATAGCAAATAAACAATCAGATATTTATTCCCTAGGGATTGTTATGTTTGAGTTGTTAACAGGAAGACAACCGTTTTCTGGCGAATCTGCTGTTGCTATAGCTTTGAAGCATTTACAAAGTGAAATTCCGTCTCCAAAAAGATGGAATGAAAATATTCCACAAAGTGTGGAAAATATTATATTAAAGGCAACTGCAAAAGATCCGTTTCATCGATATCAATCTGCCAATGCGATGAAACGAGATATTGAAACTGCACTATATCCAGAGAGGATAAATGAGCAGCCATTTTACATACCGGAAGATATGGAAGCGACAAAAGCGATTCCAATTATTCAACAAGAACAATTATTCGAAAATGTAACTGATGAAACAATTGTTTTAAAAGGAAGTAAAGTGGATGAACAGACAAGAAACGAAGAAGCAGAATTAAATAAGAAGAAAAAACGAAGTAATAAATGGCTCAAAATTTTAATTACAACATTTTTACTTTTATCGATTGGAATAACATTAGCGCTTACTGTTATTCCTGGGTTCTTTATTCCAAAAGATGTAAAAGTCCCTGATGTGGCTGGTATGAAATATACGACAGCAGTAAATACATTAGTTGAAAAGGGTTTCGAGGTTACCGAACCTAATATTGTATATACAGATGATGTAGAAGTCGGTGATGTCATAAAAACAGACCCTGTGGCAGGGAGAGTCGTGAAAGAAAGTTCTAAAATTACTATCTATCAATCAGGTGGAAAAAAGAAAAATAAGATGAGTGATCTCACAGGAAAAGATTTTGAGAGTATAAGGAATGAATTAGAAGAAAAATATAAGCAAGTTACAATAAATTATATTGAAAATGATAGACCAAAAGGTGAAATCGTTGAGCAAATTCCGACGCCGGATCAAATGGTAGTAGAAGCGGAACAAGAACTGAAAATTTGGGTAAGTAAAGGTCCTTATCAAATTAGACCAGGTGATTTTTCAGGATGGACTGAAAATAGCGTAAATGGTTATTTGAATGAGAGAAAATTAACTCCAGATATAAAACGCGAGTATTCCGATACTGTTGATAAAGGACTTGTCATTTCGCAATCTCCAAAACCAGGAACGCCGTTAAAAGAAGGAGATAAAGTGACGATTGTCATCTCAGAAGGTCCTAAGCCGAAAGTAACGAAAACAGTGAAAGTAGATAATATTTCTATTCCGTATGAGTCTTCTATAATAGGTGAGAAAAAACCACAAACGATAGAAATTTATAAAGAAGATATGCAACAAAAAATGGATAGACCATTTGAAACTAGAGCAATTTCAGAGTCGACAACTATTTCATTAGAATTTGTAATTCAAGAAGGCACAAAAGGACACTATAAAATTGTGCGAGATGGTGTAACGATTATCGACAAAGAAGTACCTTACCCAACTCAATAA
- a CDS encoding Stp1/IreP family PP2C-type Ser/Thr phosphatase, with translation MKAVFLSDKGKVRQHNEDSAGVFHNLDGNILAVVADGMGGHRAGDVASSMTIQLFHDYWKQTHNMNEPKKVEEWLHTSVGIINERVYEYSKQHVECNGMGTTLIIAVCTPNFVTIGHIGDSRCYMISEGKISLVTEDHSLVNELVRHGEISKEDAEYHPKKNVLLRALGTEEKVGLDVKTLVLEEDDQLLLCSDGLSNKVSIADMQQILQLNEQLEAKGQRLIQLANDRGGEDNITLVLIDYAGSTNESR, from the coding sequence ATGAAAGCCGTGTTTCTATCAGATAAAGGAAAAGTTCGTCAACATAATGAAGATAGTGCAGGAGTTTTTCACAATTTAGATGGAAATATTTTAGCGGTAGTAGCAGATGGAATGGGAGGTCATCGAGCTGGTGATGTAGCTAGCTCGATGACCATTCAATTATTCCATGATTATTGGAAGCAAACGCATAATATGAATGAGCCCAAAAAAGTAGAAGAGTGGTTACATACTAGTGTTGGGATTATTAATGAGCGTGTATATGAGTACTCTAAGCAACATGTAGAATGTAATGGTATGGGAACAACGCTTATAATAGCAGTTTGTACGCCAAACTTTGTGACAATAGGTCACATAGGAGATAGTCGTTGTTATATGATATCAGAGGGGAAAATCTCGCTTGTAACGGAAGATCATTCACTTGTAAATGAACTTGTGAGACATGGTGAAATTTCAAAAGAAGACGCAGAATATCACCCGAAAAAGAATGTTTTGTTAAGGGCATTAGGAACAGAAGAAAAAGTCGGATTAGATGTTAAAACATTAGTGCTTGAGGAAGATGATCAGTTACTTCTTTGCTCTGATGGATTATCTAACAAAGTTTCTATTGCTGATATGCAACAAATTTTACAGTTAAATGAACAGCTAGAAGCTAAGGGACAACGTCTCATTCAATTGGCGAATGATCGTGGCGGGGAAGATAATATCACCCTTGTTCTTATTGATTATGCGGGTTCGACAAACGAAAGTAGGTGA
- the rlmN gene encoding 23S rRNA (adenine(2503)-C(2))-methyltransferase RlmN: protein METTVRKQKKNLETKKPSIYSLQLHEMQEWLKEQGEPKFRAGQIFDWLYKKRVKNYEDMSNLSKGLRDKLSNSFDITTLNTLVKQTSSDGTIKFLFQLYDGYSIETVLMRHEYGNSICVTTQVGCRIGCTFCASTLGGLKRNLEAGEIVAQVVEVQRALDESEERVSSLVVMGIGEPFDNYDNLMGFLRIINHEKGLHIGARHMTVSTSGIIPKIYKFAEEDLQINFAISLHAPNSELRSKLMPINRAYKLPDLMEAIKYYVNRTGRRITFEYGLFGGENDQVEHAEELAALLKGVKCHVNLIPVNYVPERDYVRTPREQIFLFEKTLKDRGVNVTIRREQGHDIDAACGQLRAKERKEETR, encoded by the coding sequence GTGGAAACGACTGTGAGAAAACAAAAGAAAAATTTAGAAACGAAAAAACCATCAATTTACTCTTTACAACTTCATGAAATGCAAGAGTGGTTAAAGGAACAAGGAGAACCAAAGTTCCGTGCTGGACAAATTTTTGACTGGTTATATAAAAAACGTGTAAAAAATTATGAGGATATGTCAAACCTTTCTAAAGGATTGCGTGATAAATTGTCGAATTCCTTTGATATTACTACTTTAAACACGTTAGTAAAACAAACGTCTTCAGATGGAACGATTAAATTCTTATTCCAATTATATGATGGATATTCTATTGAAACGGTATTAATGCGACATGAATATGGAAATTCAATTTGTGTAACAACGCAAGTAGGTTGTCGTATTGGATGTACGTTCTGTGCTTCAACGCTTGGTGGTTTAAAACGAAACCTAGAAGCTGGAGAAATTGTAGCACAAGTAGTAGAAGTGCAACGTGCACTTGATGAATCAGAAGAACGTGTAAGCTCTCTTGTTGTTATGGGAATTGGAGAACCGTTTGATAACTACGATAATTTAATGGGATTCTTACGCATTATTAATCATGAAAAAGGACTTCATATTGGTGCAAGACATATGACAGTTTCGACAAGTGGAATTATCCCGAAAATTTATAAGTTCGCTGAAGAAGACTTACAAATTAATTTTGCGATTTCACTGCATGCTCCAAACTCAGAATTACGTTCAAAATTAATGCCGATTAACCGTGCTTATAAGCTACCTGATTTAATGGAAGCTATTAAATACTATGTAAATAGAACAGGTCGTCGTATTACTTTTGAATATGGACTATTTGGAGGAGAAAATGACCAAGTTGAGCACGCTGAAGAGCTTGCTGCGCTCTTAAAAGGTGTAAAATGTCATGTAAACTTAATTCCGGTAAACTACGTACCTGAACGTGATTATGTACGTACGCCACGTGAACAAATTTTCTTATTTGAAAAAACGTTAAAAGATCGTGGAGTAAATGTAACGATTCGCCGTGAACAAGGTCATGATATTGATGCAGCCTGCGGTCAGTTGCGTGCGAAGGAGCGCAAAGAAGAGACGAGGTGA
- the rsmB gene encoding 16S rRNA (cytosine(967)-C(5))-methyltransferase RsmB, which translates to MRQNVRELALDGLIQVEKSGAYSNLLLNNLIEKSTIDRKDIGLLTEIVYGTIQRRDTLDYYLQPFLKKKVEAWVRVLLRLSLYQMIYLDRVPERAAIHEAVEIAKRRGHKGIAGMVNGVLRSIQREGVPSVDEIKDPVERLAIATSHPVWLVQEWTSEYGLETAEKMCEVNMLPPVPTARVNVDKITVEEAIKLLASEGIEAKRGDLSDDAIQIEKGNVAHTDAFKKGFLSIQDESSMLVARALEPDEGDVVLDSCAAPGGKTTHIAERLKGTGQVMSLDLHAHKVRLIKQQAERLGLENVETKALDARKVQEHFANGTFDKILVDAPCSGFGVIRRKPDIKLGKDKGDSERLSTIQLAILEKIAPLLKQGGRLVYSTCTIEKIENEQVIEQFLQEHPEFEWDTTIKERMPEKLSPYIDEGQVQILPHYFATDGFYIACLRKKV; encoded by the coding sequence ATGAGACAAAATGTTCGTGAATTAGCTCTTGATGGTTTAATTCAAGTAGAAAAAAGTGGTGCATACAGTAACTTACTTTTAAATAATTTAATTGAAAAAAGTACAATTGATAGAAAAGATATTGGTTTATTAACTGAAATTGTATATGGAACGATTCAACGTCGTGACACATTAGATTATTATTTACAGCCTTTTTTAAAAAAGAAGGTTGAGGCGTGGGTAAGAGTATTACTTCGCTTATCTTTATATCAAATGATTTATTTAGACCGAGTGCCCGAAAGAGCGGCTATTCATGAAGCGGTTGAGATTGCAAAGCGTCGCGGCCATAAAGGGATTGCTGGTATGGTGAACGGTGTATTACGTTCGATTCAAAGAGAAGGTGTACCTTCTGTAGATGAAATTAAAGATCCAGTAGAACGTTTGGCAATTGCAACAAGTCATCCAGTTTGGCTTGTTCAAGAGTGGACTTCAGAATATGGTTTAGAAACTGCTGAGAAAATGTGTGAAGTGAACATGTTACCGCCTGTACCAACGGCGCGTGTAAATGTTGATAAAATAACAGTAGAAGAAGCAATTAAATTATTGGCTAGTGAAGGTATAGAAGCGAAGCGTGGCGATTTATCAGATGATGCCATTCAAATTGAAAAAGGGAATGTAGCGCACACAGATGCGTTTAAAAAAGGTTTTCTTTCTATTCAAGATGAAAGTTCTATGCTGGTAGCGCGCGCTCTAGAACCAGATGAGGGAGATGTAGTTCTTGATAGTTGTGCTGCTCCAGGCGGAAAAACAACGCATATTGCAGAGCGATTAAAAGGAACTGGCCAAGTTATGTCTCTTGATTTACATGCACATAAAGTACGTTTAATTAAACAACAAGCAGAGCGACTTGGTCTAGAAAATGTCGAAACAAAGGCATTAGATGCTAGAAAAGTGCAAGAGCATTTTGCAAATGGAACGTTTGATAAAATATTAGTAGATGCCCCATGTTCTGGATTTGGTGTAATTAGACGTAAGCCTGATATTAAGTTAGGTAAAGATAAAGGCGATAGTGAAAGATTATCGACGATTCAACTTGCAATACTAGAAAAAATCGCACCGTTATTAAAACAAGGTGGTCGCCTTGTTTATAGTACGTGCACAATTGAGAAAATAGAAAATGAACAAGTAATAGAGCAATTTTTACAAGAGCATCCTGAATTTGAGTGGGATACTACGATAAAAGAGCGTATGCCAGAAAAGTTAAGTCCGTATATTGATGAAGGTCAAGTACAAATTTTACCGCATTATTTTGCAACAGATGGCTTTTATATTGCTTGTTTAAGGAAGAAGGTGTAG
- the fmt gene encoding methionyl-tRNA formyltransferase, which produces MIKVVFMGTPDFSVPVLRRLIEDGYDVIGVVTQPDRPVGRKKVLTPTPVKVEAEKHGIPVLQPLRIREKDEYEKVLALEPDLIVTAAFGQIVPNEILEAPKYGCINVHASLLPELRGGAPIHYAIMEGKEKTGITIMYMVEKLDAGDILTQVEVEIEERETTGSLFDKLSEAGAHLLSKTVPLLIQGKLEPIKQNEEEVTFAYNIKREQEKIDWTKTGEEVYNHIRGLNPWPVAYTTLAGQVVKVWWGEKVPVTKSAEAGTIVAIEEDGFVVATGNETGVKVTELQPSGKKRMSCSQFLRGTKPEIGTKLGENA; this is translated from the coding sequence ATGATAAAAGTAGTATTTATGGGAACACCGGACTTTTCAGTGCCGGTGCTTCGTCGTCTTATTGAAGATGGCTATGATGTAATAGGTGTTGTGACGCAACCAGATCGTCCGGTAGGCAGAAAGAAAGTATTAACACCTACACCTGTTAAAGTGGAAGCAGAAAAACATGGTATTCCAGTGTTACAACCGTTAAGAATTCGTGAAAAAGACGAATATGAAAAAGTATTGGCATTAGAGCCAGATTTAATTGTAACAGCTGCATTCGGCCAAATTGTACCAAATGAAATTTTAGAAGCACCGAAGTATGGATGTATTAACGTCCACGCCTCTTTACTTCCTGAACTTCGTGGTGGTGCGCCAATCCATTATGCAATTATGGAAGGGAAAGAGAAAACAGGTATTACAATTATGTATATGGTAGAAAAATTGGATGCTGGTGACATCTTAACGCAAGTAGAAGTGGAAATTGAAGAGCGTGAAACGACAGGCTCGTTATTTGATAAATTAAGTGAAGCAGGAGCGCATCTTCTATCTAAAACAGTACCTTTATTAATTCAAGGTAAGCTAGAACCGATTAAACAAAATGAAGAAGAAGTAACGTTTGCATATAATATAAAACGTGAGCAAGAGAAAATTGATTGGACAAAAACAGGTGAAGAAGTATACAATCACATTCGCGGATTGAATCCATGGCCAGTTGCTTATACAACTTTAGCAGGACAAGTTGTTAAAGTATGGTGGGGAGAAAAAGTACCTGTAACGAAATCAGCTGAAGCAGGTACGATTGTTGCGATCGAAGAAGATGGTTTTGTTGTAGCGACTGGTAATGAAACGGGTGTTAAAGTTACTGAGTTGCAACCTTCTGGTAAAAAGCGTATGAGTTGTTCACAGTTTTTACGTGGCACAAAACCTGAAATTGGAACGAAGTTAGGAGAAAATGCATGA
- the def gene encoding peptide deformylase, producing MAVLEIVKHPNEVLETPCERVINFDKKLVKLLKDMHETMLIADGVGLAAPQVGVSLQVAVVDIGDDTGRIELINPSILEKRGEQVGPEGCLSFPGLYGEVERADYIKVRAQNRRGKVFLLEAEGFLARAIQHEIDHLHGVLFTSKVTRYYEESELE from the coding sequence ATGGCAGTTTTAGAAATAGTAAAGCACCCAAATGAAGTGTTAGAAACACCGTGTGAAAGAGTAATTAACTTTGATAAAAAGTTAGTGAAATTGTTGAAAGATATGCATGAAACAATGTTAATTGCGGACGGAGTCGGTTTAGCTGCGCCTCAAGTAGGGGTAAGCTTGCAAGTGGCGGTAGTTGATATCGGTGATGATACTGGGAGAATCGAGTTAATCAATCCATCGATACTAGAAAAACGTGGTGAACAAGTAGGTCCCGAAGGCTGTTTAAGCTTCCCGGGACTTTATGGTGAAGTGGAACGTGCGGATTATATTAAAGTACGTGCGCAAAATCGCCGAGGTAAAGTATTTTTACTAGAAGCAGAAGGATTTTTAGCGCGTGCAATTCAACATGAAATCGATCATTTACATGGTGTGTTATTTACATCGAAAGTGACGAGATATTATGAGGAAAGCGAATTAGAATAG